One genomic window of Lytechinus variegatus isolate NC3 chromosome 1, Lvar_3.0, whole genome shotgun sequence includes the following:
- the LOC121406682 gene encoding deleted in malignant brain tumors 1 protein-like — protein MRDTMAYECSRFILTFLLYCIMILDIFLTSFLPVLGTDVFLADGPAPHEGRVEIVYDGYRGCVCDTEWDVQAAEVVCRQLGFTSAIRVGVGEYPPSSCKKCMLTNVKCRGDEETLSMCSHQKASGVTCDDDGLSIAHVTCSTEGVRLVGGSSPNEGTVLVYYLNVWGSVCDSGWSLADAHVVCKQLGYPRAMSSRYDVDFGRVLGLDIVLDVVVCRGDENCLHECEHTAWGVHDSDHVEEAGVVCATDHTTAVGSIRLSGGLYPYTGRLEIYFNNEWGTICNEGWNNMDSEQVCNQLGYHYSGKTEPDQSSHAVIYDDAPIHLSHVTCNQGIPLADCHHSVWQETDCTHEQDVFLICDYDGGNEGEVRLLDGSRPSEGRVEVYQAGLWGTVLADQWDLVDADVVCRQLGYERALEAVVDNRFGPGTGVIQMRSVDCDGSEGHLLRCGFKSSPHGVSDNRHRIDAGVVCDDDGVDGSEGMVRLVGGRRPGEGRVEIYHRGIWGTVCDDFWDMKEADVVCRQLGFSGSSEPMRGGVFGMGNSRIHLDDVTCEGTEKELLNCSHAPWNEHNCLHGEDAGVICHSLEGAIRLVDGVYPNEGRVEVYLEASWGTVCDHHWDISDANVVCKFLGYPGADRAPGGAVYGRGSGPINLNRMFCNGREGSLLQCTHWPVDDDCTHDNDAGVVCLSNDGFHPSVIDICGITIGCVCLIGIVVRIFIVCWRRRHPTNSNVRSSFSTLQFLRSLRTPTRRQDGTRRGSDGDDKYVAFYPFMPPPYSSVDDNSHSEVRNGSRRQETSLSGPQSQSECQGHQGHPDEHGMPEVERSLESRCGFQRLRDRCIQDSASEEQSVVDIMDIEGRTIHCGEEQTSSTRPSRSSSSSPHRSSSPSTSSSRSSDAAPPPYNDALYHQIIGPTRYGGVPMVVYASIDDCDGLRDGAQSDNTLFLDHQGS, from the exons ATGCGAGACACTATGGCTTATGAATGTTCTCGTTTTATCCTCACTTTTCTTTTATATTGCATTATGATCTTGGATATTTTCTTGACTAGTTTTCTCCCCG TGTTGGGAACTGATGTTTTCCTCGCCGACGGTCCAGCCCCTCACGAAGGACGGGTCGAGATCGTCTACGACGGCTACCGAGGTTGCGTGTGTGACACCGAGTGGGACGTCCAAGCTGCCGAAGTGGTCTGTCGGCAGCTCGGCTTTACTTCGGCTATTCGGGTAGGCGTAGGGGAATACCCTCCTTCTTCTTGTAAGAAATGTATGCTGACAAACGTGAAGTGCCGTGGGGACGAAGAGACGTTATCAATGTGTTCGCATCAGAAGGCATCGGGAGTGACTTGCGATGACGATGGGCTCTCTATCGCTCACGTGACCTGTTCAACAGAAGGGG TTCGTTTAGTTGGTGGATCCAGTCCGAACGAAGGTACGGTCCTCGTGTACTACCTCAACGTCTGGGGGTCGGTATGTGACTCCGGCTGGTCTCTCGCCGATGCTCATGTGGTATGCAAACAACTTGGGTATCCTCGAGCGATGTCGTCGAGGTACGACGTTGATTTTGGTCGTGTCCTTGGCTTGGACATCGTACTTGACGTCGTGGTGTGTCGTGGTGACGAGAACTGCTTGCACGAATGCGAGCACACGGCATGGGGTGTTCATGATAGTGATCACGTTGAAGAGGCAGGTGTTGTGTGCGCTACGGATCACACAACTG CAGTTGGATCTATTCGGCTATCTGGAGGGCTTTACCCATACACGGGCCGTCTTGAGATATACTTCAACAATGAATGGGGAACTATTTGCAATGAAGGCTGGAATAACATGGATTCAGAACAG GTTTGTAACCAGCTCGGTTACCACTACTCGGGTAAAACCGAACCCGACCAATCTTCGCACGCAGTCATATACGATGACGCACCTATACATCTGTCTCACGTAACTTGTAATCAAGGCATCCCATTGGCTGACTGCCACCACAGTGTCTGGCAGGAAACAGACTGCACGCATGAGCAAGACGTTTTCCTCATATGCGATTATGATGGCG GCAACGAAGGAGAAGTTCGTCTTCTCGATGGTTCAAGGCCTAGCGAAGGCCGAGTCGAAGTCTACCAAGCCGGTCTATGGGGCACGGTTCTCGCCGATCAGTGGGACCTCGTCGATGCTGACGTCGTGTGTAGACAGCTGGGTTATGAAAGGGCTCTCGAAGCGGTGGTCGACAACCGGTTCGGTCCGGGAACCGGTGTAATCCAAATGAGGTCTGTTGACTGTGACGGGTCAGAAGGCCACCTGTTACGCTGCGGATTTAAATCGTCACCGCATGGTGTATCGGATAACCGACATAGGATTGATGCTGGTGTGGTCTGCGATGATGATGGCG TGGATGGAAGTGAGGGCATGGTTCGTTTAGTCGGTGGTCGTCGACCAGGAGAAGGGAGAGTCGAAATCTACCATCGCGGCATCTGGGGGACAGTCTGTGACGATTTCTGGGACATGAAGGAGGCCGACGTCGTCTGCCGTCAACTTGGATTCAGCGGGTCCTCCGAACCCATGAGAGGGGGTGTGTTTGGCATGGGGAACAGCAGAATACATCTGGATGACGTCACGTGTGAGGGAACGGAAAAGGAATTGTTGAATTGCTCGCACGCGCCGTGGAATGAGCATAACTGTTTGCACGGAGAGGACGCAGGCGTCATTTGCCACTCTTTGGAAG GGGCCATCCGACTCGTCGACGGGGTCTACCCAAACGAAGGACGAGTTGAAGTCTACTTGGAAGCTTCTTGGGGCACCGTCTGCGATCACCACTGGGATATCAGTGATGCCAATGTGGTCTGCAAGTTTCTTGGCTACCCTGGTGCCGACCGAGCGCCTGGGGGTGCCGTTTACGGTAGAGGATCTGGACCTATCAACCTGAATCGGATGTTCTGCAACGGGAGGGAAGGGTCGTTGCTCCAGTGCACCCACTGGCCTGTTGACGATGACTGTACTCACGATAATGACGCTGGCGTAGTTTGTCTCAGTAACG ACGGCTTCCATCCATCGGTCATCGACATTTGTGGAATCACGATCGGATGTGTTTGTCTTATCGGTATCGTCGTCCGAATCTTCATTGTCTGCTGGCGGCGCCGACATCCTACCAACAGTAATGTCCGTTCATCGTTCAGTACCTTACAATTCCTACGATCCTTGCGGACTCCCACAAGACGTCAGGACGGAACCCGACGGGGTAGCGACGGAGACGACAAATACGTTGCATTTTATCCCTTTATGCCACCACCGTACTCGTCCGTGGATGACAATTCACATTCGGAAGTAAGAAACGGAAGCAGGCGACAGGAAACATCGTTGAGTGGTCCTCAAAGCCAAAGTGAATGTCAGGGTCATCAGGGTCACCCAGACGAGCATGGAATGCCCGAGGTAGAAAGAAGTTTGGAAAGTCGATGTGGTTTTCAAAGACTGAGAGACAGGTGTATTCAGGATTCTGCCTCGGAAGAGCAAAGCGTTGTCGATATCATGGATATAGAGGGACGAACTATTCACTGCGGCGAAGAACAAACTTCTTCGACGCGTCCTTCAAGGTCATCATCTTCCTCGCCGCATCGATCATCATCTCCATCGACATCATCGTCGAGGTCATCTGACGCGGCTCCACCACCGTATAATGATGCACTTTACCACCAGATCATCGGTCCGACCCGTTATGGCGGTGTGCCCATGGTAGTCTATGCTTCCATCGATGATTGCGATGGCCTACGTGATGGAGCACAATCTGACAATACTTTATTTCTTGATCATCAAGGATCATAA